A single genomic interval of Dromiciops gliroides isolate mDroGli1 chromosome 1, mDroGli1.pri, whole genome shotgun sequence harbors:
- the LOC122734756 gene encoding cytochrome c, somatic-like, producing the protein MVDIEKGKKIFVQKCAQCHTVEKGGKHKTGPNLSGLFGRKIGQAQDFYTDANKTKGIAWNDDTLMDYLENPKKYILGTKMIFAGMKKSERADLIAYLKQATNE; encoded by the coding sequence ATGGTGGACATCGAGAAGGGCAAGAAAATCTTCGTGCAGAAGTGTGCCCAGTGCCACACCGTGGAGAAGGGGGGCAAGCACAAGACCGGCCCCAACCTGAGCGGACTCTTCGGCCGCAAGATCGGCCAAGCCCAGGACTTCTACACCGACGCCAACAAGACCAAAGGCATCGCCTGGAATGACGATACGCTGATGGATTACCTAGAAAACCCCAAGAAGTACATCCTGGGGACGAAGATGATCTTCGCCGGCATGAAGAAGTCCGAGAGGGCCGATTTGATAGCCTACCTTAAACAGGCCACCAATGAGTAA